The Urocitellus parryii isolate mUroPar1 chromosome 13, mUroPar1.hap1, whole genome shotgun sequence nucleotide sequence tcactccaccatctttcctgcccccctgccccctcctctttGCTCAATCAAAGTACCTCCATTTTTTGCATCTCCCccttcccccattatggatcagcatctacttatcagaggaACATTCGGCCtatggtttttggggattggcttactcggcttagcatgatattctccaataccatccacttacctgcaaatgccataattttattctcttttaatgctgcaTTTCTTACCTGAGGAAATCTATGAAATGTTTGCCTGGTAAATCAAGAGACTTGATCACAGCAGTTAGAGTCTTTGTTATAAGGTATacttaaaatacttcaaaatgatAGATTAAAGAATATGagtgatttttaagattttagaGAAGATGTTAAAACTTGTCTATTCTAGAATTATAAAGGATCTATATTCACCTTTAGCACCATGTCAATAAACACTTTAGCACAAAGTAAGTATGCACTGTAAGggctttttattatataaaatgactTATTTTGGCAACATTAATTTAACTTTGTGAACAAAGCAGTTATTTATCAGCAAATCTTTATATAactataaaagagagagagagagagagagagagagagagagagagagacagacacagagagagagaaaatggaacacAATAAAGATTTTGGACCATTGCTAAATTTTCCTAAAAGACAAATTGCTCTGAAATAATCTGGTGGTTTTTAGTTACCTCTTTGATGCTTTAAGAGAAAAGTGTGAACATGTGATTTCATAAATCTGTGTGCTTTGGATTCTTAGTAAGATGGCctcttgaaaataaaacatattctgTGCTCCTAATAGTAATCCTAGGGTACCATAATGAATGAGTAACAACAATAAGCTTGAAGTCTGAAGACAGAGTGGAAGAGGACAGTGTATTACTTAAATGAATGCTTGCTTTTTACACTGATGTGCCCTACTGTTATCAGATGTCCTCAGAGTGATGGAATGGACTTGGCTCTGGTCTCCTGGCTAATGCTATTTTCTTAATCATTCTGTGGGAATTACTGTTATGAGAATCGGCATGTTCACTTTTTTTCCAGCTTGATGAtgtttaaaagtttgaaaaaagtATAAGAAGCCATTGAAGTTTAGTTTTTTATTCTCACTATTTCTAATTGATATTTCTAAAGATCTATGTCATTTGAGTAAGTTCTAATGCTATGCAATGATGCAGTTGATTGTTAAATGCAATTCTGGTTTTATACTAATACATAATTCTAGATATATTATTTTGCACAATTATGTGTTCAGTTAGTTATAAATTTTATGAAGTCATAAACATATACCTATATAATTTCTTGCCATTCTTGAGTTTCATAGTAGTGAGGGTTGAAGTGTTCTTCTGTTCCTTCTGTTTCTTGGCCTTCAGGAGTGTTATCATGATCATCCCCATCATCTTCGTCATCATCTTGAAATCTCCCAAAAACTTGGGTCTTCAGTTGTATTGTTTGACCATTTGTGCTTCTTTGTTCACCATAATAAATACTATGTATATGAGGGAAGCAGGAGAAGATATATGAATTTATGGGTTCTTTCAGCTTATTTTGATCCACACGAAGGTATGTTAAATGGTGAAGATGTAGTGGGTCAATAGAAGGACACATCATTGTCACATTGATATCTGAAAAATacgaattaaaaattaaaaccagtttATATTCATAATTCTATGTAGGGTTTTGTGTTACATGgaatagttttattaaaatatttataagtggTTTTAGGTTCAATTATTATTTGATGCTAAGGAAAATGAAAgtataaatgaattttcatttccaaagttAATATAAATTTACTGACTTTTCTGATTACTTAATAAATTcttaatagaaacaaaataaaaatcattcatagTCCCACTACTCAGGgaacttatttatatttctttatatactctattAGTACAATTTCCTAATATTCaagataacaaaattttaataggaaagaCATAAACTTAATGGAAAACCTTTTTCTGGGGTCAATTTCTACCTTTTCCTTAGCCAATTTCAAAGCAGCACTTTCTCATAATTTATAAAGCATAGATTATTaacaatttattctttaaagagGCAAAATACATTTCttgttcattaaaatatataaaattttacatactttctatttcattattttctaggTATAGGTGTTCCAAATTTCTTGGAATGTAAAATGCTTGCTTCAATTTGTTGTGTCCGACGTTGAGCTCTATAAGGTTGGAAAGATTAAAGATGTTATATGGGATGTCTTGCAGTTTGTTGTGTGACATTCTTAGAGCGTGAAGTTTTGGAAGTTCATCAAAGTATTTGTCTGGTATAgaagaaattgaattattttctaaagataGATACATAAGTGAGGAAGGTAATCCAGGAGGCATTGATTCTAATCTGTTATGACATAGGTTGAGCTGCATTAGTTTTTCCATCTTGgcaaggtttttttcttttaacacagAGTCGTGAAGGTGATTATAACAGAGATCGAGCATAGTCAAGTTTACCAGCCCATCCATGGCACTTGTGTGTAATGTGGAGATTTCATTGTAACCAAGGAGGAGTCTTTCCAGAGAtttaggaagaggaaatggaaattcTTCTAAATTGTTATGCTCTAGGTGAAGTTGTAGTAGATTTGAAAATTTTGCAAACACACCATAATCAATCTTTTGAGATTTAATTTTGTTGTGGCTGAGGTTAATTTCTTTAAGATGAGTTGCATTGATGAATGAATTTGCAGTCACAGCCTCAATTTCATTGAACTGAAGGTAGAGTTGCTGGATATGCATTGGAATATTTGGGATAGTCTTGAGTTTGCGATTGTCACAGTACATCGATGTTGGAAAGTTAGTTGGACAGAAGCATTCACTGGCACAACCTAAACTATGCTGATAAAAAGGAACTCCATATTCTACATGTTGACGAAATTGGATTTCTGGTTCATAATCCTCATTTGGTTCTTGGTCGTAATCTTCATCCCATTGATAAGTTTCATATTGGCAGTATACTTTGactccaaaaaagaagaaaaggacatATACTAGACTCAAAAAgcccatgttcttttttttttttttttcctattgcaaggagaaaaggaaatatattgtgggaaaaaaatgaatgaaactcagaataattctcatttaaattgacaattatatacaatatattatgtTGTAGATAAGAGAATATCCAGAAGAATGGGCAATACTGAAACCAAAAGTAATGATTATATACCAATGaagcagaatttaaaaaacaaaaaatcacctTGCACTGAACCAGAATCAAAGGTCTAGTGTTGTATGCTTTTTACTAAGAAACCATTCTCTTTCATGAGAACCTCAGTTATCTTGCTTACTCCCCTAGTATTAGCTACCTGACATGACTCAACTACAGTCAGGTGCTCCCTCCACTGTAAAAGTTGGGTGTTTTTACCAGCCATTCCATCCTATGTTTCTGTTAGAGTGCTTTTGCTAATTAGATTCCTAGTATAAAGCTAAAATCCTCACCCCACAACTTCTATTACTGGTACCCTTTAATCCCCTTTGAAAGAATACGAAATgtgccctttttttaaaaattttttttgatagagagagaatttttcaatatttattttttagttttcggcagacacaacatctttgtttgtatgtggtgctgaggatcgaacccgggctgcaggcatgccaggcgagtgcactaccgcttgagccacatccttagccccgAAATGTGCCCTTTTATGTGATAACATGTGATACTTAGAAAAACCtaatttgtttcctcttgatgctTTCTAAGTCTATTTGCACCTTCAAATTGTCCTCATGAAACAGTTTCCAGAGTCTGTTTAACAACTTCAAATATAATATCTATATCCTGCCAAGTTTAGTTTCTAGTAAATTAgtctttatgttttcttcctaACTTCCTTATTTCCactaatatttttagttaatttctaGATATACAAATATTCAAAACACAACTTTCCCTGTCTCCCAGGAGTTTAAAGTCTAGTGGAGAatcaaggaagcagagagtgcaGTGCAGCACAGCAGAAGAACATTATGTGGAGTGGAATTGTAAGGGGAAAGATTTCTTATACAATTAACACTTGTATCGCTGAAACTTATAGAGAAGAGTATTATTTCTTAAGACTGAAAATTTGCATTTCAGTCTTGTTACTGAACATATGTGTCTCGTGgtgccagctacttgggagactaaggagGCTTACTTGAGCCTAGGAATTCGAGACCAGCTTGGGTAAcacagtgagactgtctcaaataaataaactgaaagttACAAAATTATGGTTGAAATTATACTTAGCCTGCTTATCTCACCTGGTAGTTGTTGGTATCATATGAGATACACATTTAAAAGTACTTTGCAAATTGAAAACTGCTATACACAGGTAGAATGAATATATTGTTTAGGAAAAACTTAAagattttacctctttttttttttccttttcctgagacttttttttttttttgctaccctTCTCATCTAGGGTTTCATGAGAGAATAAATGTTTGTAATGAAATTACTTATCTCCTATTCATCTAGAACGGTACTGTCCTTTATCAGTATAATTGAGAAGATGCTACTTGAATCATTTTCTCTTCACAGAATACCATTTGAGAAAATCTGAGTTTCTTGTccgaaatttttaaaatgcatacaaTGTAAATATTGTATGTGTTTAGGATTTGAAGCACTTATTCAAGTAGAGTCAGAGGCCCTTGATCCTTTTTCCTTCCATGATCTtgtcctccattcttcccatgtaCCCACATCCTAGGTTTGTCATTATCAGTACAGTAACCCCCTCATACTCGCAATTTTGCACATCTCACACTCTGACCACTATCTTCATATGGTAATtccaaatgcaataattttccagtttcagtaaaatgtaaaatatattaatcCTACTGTCTTTTCATTGCATTTCATCCTTTACTcccaatatcatgaagatataCCACTcaggtatttatcctgaagaattaaagtcatcctactgtagtgatacatgcatacccatgttaacagcacaattcacaatagccaaactatggaaccagcctagtatccatcaacagatgaatggataaagaaaatgtattacatatacacagtggagttttattcagtcataaagaagattaaaattattttatttgcaggaaaatagatggaacttgataatattatgttaagtgaaataagccaaactcgaagtcaagggtcatatattttctcttaagtggaagctagagaggaaaaggaaaagagggaggagaggcTCATGAAAATTGCAGAgtgaccaatagagtagaggaaagggaccagcggaagggaagaggaggaggaatagtggaaatactgggaaataatattggccaaattatattatgtgcatattcAAATATGAAGCAACAAATTCCACCATATGTACAGTTTTAATGCAGCAatcaatatggagaaaaaaaataagaagtacaggttttaaaaagaaaaacaggaccAAACTAACTGGTTTTACTCTCAATTCTCAACTACAACCTTAATCTTTCATGGCTATTTAAAACTTAGTTAATCTCCTTTCCTTCTCACCTACTATTGTTTTTCCATCCTCTTTCAAGTTTCTAAAACCTCATTCCCCTTTATTGTTTTTGGATGATGACCTTACTACCCTTTTGTAATCAAGAAAACTGaatcaaataattatttattccaatgtattttcttatatttatcctacaagaaaatgcaaaacaatggtCATCCCTTTACCAGTATGTGATTTTGTAAATACTTGAAGTTTCTTTTTGCAGATCTAGATACATTACATTTGTTGTTCATTCTGCATCCTTGAAGGAATGTTAGGGTTCTCGTAGAATGAGGTGAGGATGCTTATTTCCAGTTAGAAGAGCTGAGTAACAGCATAGAAGGAACAAAGTATGAGTTGTTTGAGAAATGGCGGTTAACTGCTAAAGGAGCACAATAAGACTACTATAGCCACAATCTGAATAGAATTCATTCTGACGTAAAGGATTTTCACtctagggctgggactgtggctcagcagtagagcgcttgctttgcatgtgtcgggcgctgggttctatcctcaggaccacattaaaaaaaagaattttccctCTAGAAATGAATGCTTAATTTAGTGAATTAAAGAATTTGAGCTGTAGTTCTTCATTCTCTAGTGTCATTGGGTGAAGTAGGAGAGAGTCGCCAGAGGAGCTGGAGTGTCGGACAGGTTATAATTTCATCCCACAGGGCAGTGTTCAGAGCAAGCCAGCTCTCTGTGCCAGGCTGGAAGCTTCCATGCATCTGCttcatggaactttttttttttacctgctgTAGTTATTCTGCTAGCTATTGTATGGGATGTGTTTAgtaataatatacaaatattagtGGTTAGTTTGATTGAGTTCCTTTAGTTTACATATGTCttgaattatttctaaatgtaaaGCACTGTGCTAAATTGGTGAGGAACACAGAAATGAGGAGGACATGAAGCCATGGTCCCTTCTATAAAGAGAAATGTTTTAATGGAAGAGAGAGACACCACAAAATGAACCTTAACCTAACGCAGAGGGTTGTGTAGTTTGTAGCAGGCACAGACAATGCTGTGTGGCCCAGGAGTTGACCCTGCTTGAGGGCAGTGGggaagtctttttaatttttattgttggttgttcaaaacattacaaagctcttgacataccgatttcacacatttgattcaagtgggttatgaactcccatttttaccctgtatacagattgcagaatcacatcggttacacatccagtgttttacatattgccatactagtgtctgttgtattctgctgcctttcctgtcctctactatcccccctcgcctcccctcccatcttctctctctaccccatctactgtaattcatttctcccccttggtttttttttcccctttccctcacttcctcttgtatgtaattttgtataacaatgagggtctccttccatttccatgcaattacccttctctctccctttccctccctgtttaatgttaatcttcttctcatgctcttcctccctactctgttcttagttgctctccttatttcaaagaagacatttggcatttgttttttagggattggctagcttcatttagcataatctgctctaatgccatccatttccctgcaaatgacatgattttgtcattttttaatgcagagtaatactccattgtgtataaatgccacatttttttatccattcatctattgaagggcatctaggttggttccacagtctagctattgtgaattgtgctgttatgaacatcgataaagcagtgtccctgtagtatgctctttttaggtctttagggaatagaccgagaaggggaatagctgggtcaaatggtggttccattcccagctttctgagaaatctccatactgctttccaaattggcctcaccaatttgcagtcccaccagcaatgtacaagtgtacccttttccccacatcctcgccagcacttgttgttgtttgacttcctaatggctgccaatcttactggagtgagatggtatcttagggtggttttgatatgcatttctctgactgccagagtatttgttgattgattgtatgtcctcctctgagaagtgtctgttcaggtccttggcccatttgttgattgggttatttgttttcttattgtttaattttttgagttctggatattagggctctatctgaagtgtgaggagtaaaaatttgtagTGGGGAAGTCTTTTTTAGATATCATTTAACCTAGACTTTGGGAGATTGGCAGAAACTGGTATAGAAAATCCTATACATCTTATTGTGGATTATATTTTATAGGAAATTCTACAGGGTTTTTATTATCACTCATTATACTATAGCATATGAGTTTTAGTGCCACTAAAGCCACTAGAGTTGGGTCTATAAAACCTTCCCAGAAGATGAAGGTGGAAGCTGAGAGGTAGAGATGGGCCATACCATTGGACCATGCCACACAGGAGTCTGTGTACAGCCAACTTtcacacaggatttttttttttttaaaccaggcattgaacccaaggctggccacatccccagccacttttattttttatttagaggcagggtctcactaagttgcttatagcctcactaaattttgaggctgactttgaacctgcaatcctcccacctcagcctcccaagctgctgagattactggcatgcaacaccacacctggaaatgttaaaagaatattGCTCACTGACATTTAGTCTGAATTTTATCTTTGTGTTAATAACTTTAGATATCATAATTTAGCAAATTTACATTTGAGAATTAGAATCTGTTGTTTaacaattatgaaaaattttggggaaaaaaggatATGTGAATGATATCTTTGACTCTACACTTATTATACACCTTTGACTAAAATCGAAACCTCATTACTGGGACCTCTCcgaaaataaaggaaattcttcATGCTGTCAACTTTTATTCTTTACGGGCACCTAAGAAGAAATACTTCCCTGAAAAGCAATTTCTCTTCTAAATCTGAACTCATTTTAAACATTCCCTCTGTATTTGTAACCCTCTAGTGCCACCTTGTCCTGCCCTCTTTTAACCAAGTGTAGTTTCCTGTCTGAAATTAGCCTCTTTTCTATCCATACACTCATCAGCTCTGATTCCTTTTCCTTGTTCCCTGTGATAATTTTTCCTGTTGTAATGatcttatttcatttatccaGCTAATCTCAACCATTTGCTAGGAATATTTTTGCTACTTTCACTTTCATATTCTACAGTCTATGCCTTGTTCCTTATAGGAAAACTCACAGCAAAACATTAGAACACACATCAGTCATCTCATTTCCCGGtcctaatttttattgttgttgtactggagattgaacccagagcctctcacatcctaggcaagtgctctactactgggctACACCCCTCACCCTGCAAGCtctaatttttaacaaaatcaatTATGATTATAAGTGATCAAAGTTTTTTTGAATGGATGATTGAATTAATAAGTTATAGATTTCATCTTGTTAGCAATGTTTCTTTTTACTAATATTGATTATCTCTAGGCATTTATTTCACGATTGTGATTTCTTCAGATGAACATTAAGAACTTGGCTATTGTCTTTTCTATGAATATCTTGTCTTAACAATACTCACTCTCTTATTACACTGtccaatagaaaaataataaaaggaaaacttaaaacaaaacaactatctatctatctatctatatataatcAGTTTTTTAACATTATCCATTAATGTGAGTTTTCATATCATATTACAATAAAAGCTTCTATATCATAAATTTCTCTTATGTGGAGGAAAGCACTCATGCCTTCATCAAGAATCTGATtgaaattctttataaaaatgaggTATATTTACTTAGCTCTGGAAAGTTTAAAAGAGTCatggcattttattattttaaggatTCATTTGTATGCTATAGAAGCTAGCATTGTAAGAAACAATATTCAAGTTTTGTCCAACAcagttttaaatttctgaaattcttttgctatttaaaattttaaaactcaattatTTTTAGCCATGAtgcatttaattattaattaccATGAACTCAAGTAACTGTAGTAGATCTTTCAATAGATTGAATAAGGCATTTGTGCCTTCCCTTTCAGAAAAgggtaaatgaaaacaaaacattttatgttGGGAATTTGATTAAtagaaaaattttgagaaaatcttGAGTGTAATTATCATCACTACAGCTAGACTCACTAGCGACATTCATGGATCAAAAACATTAGATATTTTTGTCACTTAAaattgagagaggaaaaaataaagacgagagagagagagagaaagagagagagagagagagatgctgagaatcttttctttcttaaaatttaaaaaagtctaaACAAAATTGTTGGGTAATCTTATATTAGAAATTTAAACTCACTCTACTTATTTGTTTCTCTGAATTTgcttaatcaaaatttaaattttgttctattACCAGATTTTGCTTCCCAAAATTGTGCTTTTATGGTAGCTGCAGTCTATTTAACATTAAACAAATCTAaagtactttttaatttcaaCAGTAGGAATAcgttctttaaaaattgaaaattattttatcatcataCCTGTTAAATTTGCTTTAGTTTTCAAGGGTTGATGAATTTGCAAATCCTTTAAATGAATCAGAAATTCCTAAATTCTTTAACTGAGTCTCTTTAAAAATCCACAGTAACTCTGTGTCCAGACAGGGTTGTCCCTTGAATTACTGTAGCAATTTAAGCAAATACAATCTGGTTGGAAAACACTTGGGttgaattaaaattatgtatttcttttcattaCACAAAACTTTGAGGATTCAAATTAAGATGTTTGTGTTCTTGGTCAGATTTATGTGgcttacttctttcttttccccttaattttgGTTTGAGGTGTGGCAAGAATTTCCTCTAATATGAAAGGAAAACAGAACTAAATGAAACAGCATGTACtgattactgtttttattttcattttcatgccaGAGAATTCTTCAAATTAAGGTCCCCTGTGACAAGGAGGCCAGTATCTCGGAAATTTAAGGTGGAACTCAGAATTGTCTTTAGTCCCTGGGTTGTCCAACATCTCATGCTCACATCAATGCTTTTGTTAAAggaatcagaataaaaatatttcatatcaaatttattcttttgttttgtttttggtatgagagattaaacccagaggtgcttaagcactgagcctttttaaaaacaacaaccaaaaaaaaaaaaaaaaaaaaaaaaccaggttCTCATTAGGTTGTTtagatctcattaaattgctgaacttggctttgaacttacatttctcctgcctcagcctcctaaatcactgggattataggtgtgagccatgTGACTggctcaaatatatttttaaaatgcagtagaTTTTCACTGGTTTCACAAATTAAAGATATAACTTTTCCATACAAAAATCGATACCTTCTTTTCTATTAGTTATCCCTTCTCTCATCTTGCTCCTGAATATACTCATTAGAATGCCTAAtgacctttaaaataaaaatgaatccttTACTGTGGTAGTCTTTGCCTTGCACTTTGAGGGTATGTCTGATTTCTTCTGGTATTGAATAAGGTGAAATGAAAAGATTCTGTTGCCTGATAACTATtgcctttattttacagatttagAAAATGTCCCCATTTTACTGAGCACTCCCTCCTAAAGAGTAACAGCTAAGGAGCTTGCTTAGATGCTAAATTTTTGTGCTAATGTTTTCATATTGAAACAGAGTTAACTTGTATCTCTTGGCAGTGGGACCTGTGTTCTTTTGGGGAGGGAAGATTCTTTCAAGCTTGAGCAAATAAGGTAAAGTAAACCTTGGAGTTCATTTTTAGTTCCTAAAACCATGTTTTCTATTAAGATTTTACATAGAACTCACagatttattttgttatgtttcaGATTTAAGAAACATATACAGCGTTTCAATATTGTAAAAATCTAGCCTATTATTTGAGACATTGGTATGTAAAACGTGGCAAAACATTTGGGCCAAGATTCCATTTTGTTTCTGATCTTTTCCATATGTTTCCTATTAGTATCTTTGTTCTTAAACCTCAGGCTTCCACACAAGGAAAAGAGAGCAGATctgtgtactttttaaaaaagttttaatgttTCCACAGTTCTTTGGAAGATTAACTTAAAATTAACcactttgttt carries:
- the Omd gene encoding osteomodulin, with the protein product MGFLSLVYVLFFFFGVKVYCQYETYQWDEDYDQEPNEDYEPEIQFRQHVEYGVPFYQHSLGCASECFCPTNFPTSMYCDNRKLKTIPNIPMHIQQLYLQFNEIEAVTANSFINATHLKEINLSHNKIKSQKIDYGVFAKFSNLLQLHLEHNNLEEFPFPLPKSLERLLLGYNEISTLHTSAMDGLVNLTMLDLCYNHLHDSVLKEKNLAKMEKLMQLNLCHNRLESMPPGLPSSLMYLSLENNSISSIPDKYFDELPKLHALRMSHNKLQDIPYNIFNLSNLIELNVGHNKLKQAFYIPRNLEHLYLENNEIENINVTMMCPSIDPLHLHHLTYLRVDQNKLKEPINSYIFSCFPHIHSIYYGEQRSTNGQTIQLKTQVFGRFQDDDEDDGDDHDNTPEGQETEGTEEHFNPHYYETQEWQEII